A stretch of DNA from Hippoglossus stenolepis isolate QCI-W04-F060 chromosome 16, HSTE1.2, whole genome shotgun sequence:
tgatttgatttgagaaaagtgtttcacaaaagggttaaaataaaaaagtcagaCTGTATATCtcaattttttttctaaaagacattttaaaacaatgtctaGCGATGGTTAAATATCCGATTTTGTCTCTTGCAGAGAATTTTTGCACAACTTTCCCGACACTACTGAATATGGAGGTTTTTAATATGGCAATTATTGAATATTTGTCAAGGTTGAACAAACAACCAAAATAATGGGCAACATGAATATTCAGCTCCAACTCCTGTGTGTAATCCTAACGATTTATATGAGGCTCCACTGGAAAATAAAGAGTTCAGATTCCCCTGAATGTTGAACAGCAAAATAACCAAATCACCATCTCCCAATTATTCCTGTTTTTCATTGCTCTGTGCATAAATTACTGCCTGGTGGGATAAATCTTATCCcctggggggagggggggttaaaggaaaaacacaagaggaaaccaaaccaaacaaaaaaagtcttAATAGTAATGCAATGTTATATGTTTTAACTTGTTCATATTGTGTCATCGTGGAACCATCCACACTGAGAGCATGCATGTAAAGGACCCTCTTATCCAAATTGAATCAAATATGTGGTACAAAAAGTTTTGTTCCTTTTCCATCCTCATAGGACTGTGAGTCGTTTGAAAAGTGCTGCCCTAATGTATGTGGAAACAAGAGCTGCGTGGCCGCACGCTACATACACATCAAGGGCAACAAGGGCCCCATTGGAATGCCGAAGGGTGCCACCTGCGACAAGTTCATGTGCTCTCAGCAAGGGTCCGAGTGCGACATCTGGGACAGCCAGCCTGTTTGTAAGTGCCGCGACCGCTGCGAGAGGGAGCCCCACTTCACGTGTGCATCTGACGGCATGACATATTATAACAAGTGCTACATGGATGCAGAGGCCTGTTCCAAGGGTATCTCTATCTCTGAGGTCACCTGCAGGTAACATGTTAAGTATTTTAGACCtctactttttgtttttggtgtgATAAGgtaaagttgtatttttttttccagtcatCACAATTAAGAAATTTGAAAACTCTAATTTGTCCggtgtaaaaaaaactgtgtgtataCTGTGTACAGATTGTCAGCATAGTATAGTTTTCTGTGTCATGTCAACAGGAGCCTTTGACTCTGATTAATTCCTTTCTTATTCAACCTACCCACAGGTATCACCTGACCTGGCCGAACACCAGCCCAATCCCTGCGGAGACCACCCTCCATCCCACCACTGCCCTCCAGACCACCCTCCCAGCTGACATCCAACTCCCTGCCATACACAGCGGCCCCACCCAGCTGGCTGTTTTTGTCGGAGAGACGGCCAGTTTCCTGTGTGACGTGTCGGGGAAGCCGCATCCGGAAATCACCTGGGAGAAGCAGCTGAAGGGCAAAGAGAACATCGTAATGAGACCTAATCACGTACAAGGGAACGTTGTGGTTACTAACATCGGCCAGCTGGTCATATACAATGCACAGCTTCAGGATGCCGGCATCTATACATGCACAGCCAAAAATGTTGGGGGGAGAGTATCATCGCACTTTCCCTTGGTGGTGATCAGGAGAGAAGTGAAAGGTAAGAGCGCAGACGGGAACAGTACAAACCTGCCTTTTCCAGCCGAGGAGTGCCTGAAGAGCCCGGACACAGACGACTGCGGTGAGGAGAGCATGAGCTGGTATTATGAACCAAAGAGGAACAACTGCTTCACCTTCACTTACAGCCAGTGCAACAAAAACCGCAATCATTTCGACACCTACGAAACCTGCATGCTGTCGTGTGGAGGAGATCTGGCGGCTCCCTGTAGCCTCCCGAGCCTCCAAGGGCCTTGCAAGGCTTATGAGCCTCGCTGGGCCTACAGCACTGACCTGAAGAAGTGCCAGTCCTTCGTCTACGGAGGCTGCGGTGGCAACGAGAACAACTTTGAGTCCAAAGAGGCCTGTGAAGAGATGTGCCCGTTTCCGAAGAACCACAACTGCAAGATGTGTAAACCTCGAGGCAAGATGCTCGCCAGCTTCTGCAAGAGTGACTTTGTGATCCTGGGGCGTGTGACGGACCTGACGGAGGAGCAAGAGTCAGGCCACGCCCTGGTGACCGTGGAGGAGATCCTGAAGGATGAGAAGATGGGTCTGAGGTTCTTCGGCAAGGAACCGTTGGAGGTGACTCTTCTGAACATGGATTGGAACTGTCCCTGCCCCAACATCACCGTGGCCAACGGGCAGCTCATCATCATGGGAGACGTTCAAAACGGGATGGCCGTCCTGCAGCCCGACAGCTTCGTGGGCTCCTCCAGCACTCGCAGAATCAGGAAGCTCCGCGAGGTCGTCCACAAGAAAACATGCGATTTTCTCAAAGATTTCTCTGCCGTCCAGTAGAGTCTTTTAAAAATCTCACAACCGCTGAAAGTCAGTTTCGTTGTTTTCAGATTATTATAAGCTCCAGTGACCTCACCAGCGCGACCGGCTGCAATCACTCATCTGTAACATCAGAGGTTCTGTTGCCTGATTCAGATGCTTTTCTTTCCCTCGTTTGCTCCTTGACAAAGTCTCATAATCACGTGTCATAGTTGATCATCAGTCGTTTTCATCCATGATTTCCTCTCAGACGCTGTGTCAGAACTGTCCTTTCTTATTAGAATCACACCGAGACAGTTTTGCTGTCAACGCCCGAGACACACTGAAAAAGGCAAGTAGAATATAAACATATACCatgtataaagtatttaatctTCATAActgttttattaaatgacaTTATAGTTTTCCTCTCCTGATGTAATTTCCTGCAATGTCGTCCATTTAGCAGTACGTTTTAAATCAATTAGGTTGTTTGCTTTCTCTTTATCTGGGATCACCCATAATAGACATTGTATAACAACTATTCTGAGCCCTTGAGCTCATGATAATGCAATGAAGCCTCAGTTCATCGACCAGAATCAAATAAGCTTGTTGGTTCCATTTTCTTGGaatctattttgttttaatttacagaaTATGTATGTGTACTTCTCTGcgtcatatttatttttcttgatcTATTTCTCATTCTTTGAgagacatatttttattttatcaattaTATGCTAGTGTTCGGTAAAACCTGTATGGAATAATATGATGGcaacttaaataaaagtaatttagaAAATATGACATTGTCCTTGCTTTCTGGTGCTTTGTTGTTGAGGTTTGTCACTGCTCGGGACCAAATTCCTCAAAGACTCATGTGGGCAGTGGATGTTCCACTCTGAAGCCGAGGTTCCTCCATCCATGTCCTCCTCTTTCCACTTgtattccacacacacacacacacacacacacacacacacacacacacacacacacacacacacacacacacacacacacacacacacacacacacacacacacacacacacacacacacacgggggcCTAGTCTGGCATTAAAATCTGAAGCAGGTCACATTCCAGCCCAGCTGTGGTGGCCTGCagagctgtgtgttgtgttgtgtctgggTCTGGGGCCCTCGCATAACACACACCCCACCGGCCCTCCATTGGCCTTGTGCGGCCCCTTTCATGTGCAAGAGGCCGGGgtgaaggggaagaggaggaggagtgggatgTCGGttgattctctctctttccttcccaGAGTTGTACACATCTGTGCTTAAGAGCCATAGtagagaacagagagagggatggaaggCGAAGGTCAAGTAGAAATAAGGGGATGTAAACCTCATGTAAAGTCACGTTATAGcttgactttttaattttcttcatcaacagtattaaaagtattttgtaGAGTTTCTAGCTAAGATTGTGGGGGAATCCTGGCTAGTGAAAAAATGAGAACGTGCATGAGTATAAACGTGCACACAGGTGCAATGTCATGTGAGGAGTAAGTCTGGGCTTAACTAAACCATAGGGTGCCTTCAGAATTAAATGCACCAGGACCAGCAGGATGTACAGGAAACAAAACGTAAGGAGTCAACTCACCAGTGAATGTTTTCCCCCTTCCCCCTCTGCCCTCACATCCCCTTCTTTATCCCCCTTCCTCCGCCGTCTTCCTCAACTGTCTGACAACGCAGACTGACATACAGCCAGCCTTCGGCGGCGACCTCTGACCCCCCTAATGAAAAAGAGGCCACCAAGGAATAGGCCACTTTCATTAGAGCTGTTGACAAGTGTTAAGTGACTGGCTGAGCTCCAGACCAGCTCCACGCGGCCCCCTTGATGCTCTGCTCATCACAGCTGGCTGCTGATTCCAGTAACAAGTTCACTGAGAGACCACCAGCCAGGCAGCCTGCCAGACAGACCATAATAATaagccagacacacacacaggtacaagAGGGAGGGGGCAACGTCCTCAGTGACACAGTGTCGGTGAAGAACTCGGTGTGGGTTGGTTGGTTTCTCTGAAGAAAACTAAAGCACCTCAGAAATCCAGAATAATTTACATGGTTTCTCAGTAAAACTTCAGCTACAACCATCATCACAGCAGCTTCTCCCCATAATTCTACTGAGCAAGTTTCCAGTTAGTCATAGTAAATGGACGAATGTGCTAAGATTCGCTGAGCATCAAGTAAAAGTGAAAGAGTGTTGGATTTTACAGTtcttgtgctgttgtttttctgtgtgtagtGCAATCAATGCAGCTGTCCACTAGGGGGCAGCACAATATTTAGCACAGTAGGTTTATAAAAGTAATATTATAAGTGTGTAAGAATACACAGAA
This window harbors:
- the wfikkn2a gene encoding WAP, Kazal, immunoglobulin, Kunitz and NTR domain-containing protein 2; this encodes MWWMLFPRWIWFLLGHWYTLLLHMDSRCVGAMPMPMSAAKVVYSHAGLCPNELNPNLWVDAMSTCMRECESDQDCESFEKCCPNVCGNKSCVAARYIHIKGNKGPIGMPKGATCDKFMCSQQGSECDIWDSQPVCKCRDRCEREPHFTCASDGMTYYNKCYMDAEACSKGISISEVTCRYHLTWPNTSPIPAETTLHPTTALQTTLPADIQLPAIHSGPTQLAVFVGETASFLCDVSGKPHPEITWEKQLKGKENIVMRPNHVQGNVVVTNIGQLVIYNAQLQDAGIYTCTAKNVGGRVSSHFPLVVIRREVKGKSADGNSTNLPFPAEECLKSPDTDDCGEESMSWYYEPKRNNCFTFTYSQCNKNRNHFDTYETCMLSCGGDLAAPCSLPSLQGPCKAYEPRWAYSTDLKKCQSFVYGGCGGNENNFESKEACEEMCPFPKNHNCKMCKPRGKMLASFCKSDFVILGRVTDLTEEQESGHALVTVEEILKDEKMGLRFFGKEPLEVTLLNMDWNCPCPNITVANGQLIIMGDVQNGMAVLQPDSFVGSSSTRRIRKLREVVHKKTCDFLKDFSAVQ